From a single Populus trichocarpa isolate Nisqually-1 chromosome 17, P.trichocarpa_v4.1, whole genome shotgun sequence genomic region:
- the LOC18107197 gene encoding rust resistance kinase Lr10, whose product MMNYSSEMVTCLFYFFIVFLAGHGASLNNTGSCGNRGPDIRFPFRNMDKQPDHCGCPGFDLSCSDDNSTVLKLPTGLSFLIERIDYRHQLIYARDPQGCFPGQRLNFSLGASHFQIKNDWLYDWTLFNCSLSSEKRSGFMYKIPCLSTFNHEVYAFDSSTTISDSDLLSCTKMYNIYGISYSMIPEENDVLTMSWSNPTCESSETECYLQHTKDVRPKLLITGVILGFFLFAIVIIALYRAYSNDKTQREYQARVEMFLDDYRSLNPTRYSYADLKRITNQFGDELGQGAYGTVFKGKLTTEIAVAVKLLNNSIGKGEEFINEVGTMARIHHVNVVRLIGFCADGFRRALVYEYLPNDSLQKFISSADSRNHFLGWERLNRVALGIAKGIEYLHQGCDQRILHFDIKPQNILLDNEFNPKIADFGMAKLCSKDKSAISMTTARGTVGYIAPEVFSRNFGNVSYKSDVYSFGMLVLEMVGGRKNVDDTAENGDQIYFPEWIYNLLEKEEDLRFHIDGEEDAKIAKKLAIVGLWCIQWNPAERPSMKTVVQMLEGEGENLTKPPDPFSSSVPKRTSAGHMPARRLHQELAAISEIE is encoded by the exons ATGATGAACTATTCATCAGAAATGGTTACCTGTTTGTTCTACTTTTTCATTGTCTTCCTTGCAGGCCATGGAGCAAGCTTGAATAACACAGGATCATGTGGAAACCGTGGCCCTGACATCCGATTTCCTTTCCGAAACATGGACAAACAACCAGACCACTGTGGTTGTCCTGGGTTTGATCTATCCTGCTCAGATGACAACAGCACAGTGCTTAAGCTGCCAACTGGATTGAGTTTCCTCATCGAAAGAATTGACTATAGACATCAACTTATTTATGCAAGGGATCCTCAAGGTTGCTTTCCAGGGCAACGTTTAAACTTCAGTTTAGGGGCTTCTCACTTCCAAATTAAGAACGATTGGCTGTATGATTGGACCTTGTTCAATTGTTCACTTTCTAGTGAGAAAAGGTCTGGGTTCATGTATAAAATCCCATGTCTGAGTACTTTTAACCATGAAGTTTATGCCTTTGACTCAAGTACCACCATCAGTGACTCTGATTTGTTATCTTGTACCAAGATGTACAACATTTATGGAATTTCATATAGTATGATACCGGAAGAAAATGATGTTCTTACTATGTCTTGGTCCAATCCAACTTGTGAATCTTCTGAAACTGAATGCTACCTTCAGCACACTAAAG ATGTGCGGCCAAAGCTACTGATTACTG GTGTGATTTTAGGATTCTTCCTTTTTGCAATAGTGATTATTGCACTCTACCGCGCCTATAGCAACGATAAAACACAAAGAGAATATCAAGCCAGGGTTGAAATGTTTTTGGATGATTACAGATCACTGAATCCCACTAGGTACTCCTACGCTGATCTCAAGAGGATCACAAATCAATTCGGTGATGAATTGGGCCAAGGAGCTTATGGAACCGTGTTCAAAGGAAAGCTAACCACTGAAATTGCTGTAGCTGTGAAGCTCCTCAATAATTCCATAGGAAAAGGGGAGGAATTCATCAATGAAGTGGGAACAATGGCAAGGATCCACCATGTCAATGTTGTTCGCTTGATCGGTTTCTGTGCTGATGGATTTAGACGAGCTCTAGTTTATGAGTACTTGCCAAATGACTCGTTACAGAAGTTCATATCCTCAGCAGACTCAAGGAACCATTTCCTTGGCTGGGAAAGGTTGAATCGTGTTGCTCTAGGCATAGCCAAGGGGATTGAATATCTTCACCAGGGGTGTGATCAAAGAATCCTCcattttgatatcaaaccaCAGAATATCCTGCTTGACAACGAATTCAATCCCAAAATCGCCGATTTTGGGATGGCTAAGTTGTGTTCCAAGGATAAAAGTGCTATTTCCATGACGACTGCTAGGGGGACTGTTGGCTACATTGCCCCAGAAGTGTTCTCGAGGAACTTCGGGAATGTTTCCTATAAATCAGATGTTTACAGCTTTGGAATGTTAGTGTTGGAAATGGTTGGAGGAAGGAAGAACGTCGATGATACAGCAGAAAATGGCGACCAGATATACTTCCCGGAATGGATTTATAATCTcttagaaaaggaagaagaccTGCGGTTTCATATCGATGGAGAAGAAGATGctaaaattgcaaagaaactAGCAATTGTGGGGCTGTGGTGCATTCAGTGGAACCCAGCAGAGCGTCCTTCCATGAAAACTGTTGTCCAAATGCTTGAAGGGGAAGGTGAAAACTTAACAAAGCCTCCTGATCCTTTTAGCTCCTCTGTCCCTAAGAGAACAAGTGCAGGCCACATGCCAGCGAGACGCCTTCACCAAGAGTTGGCAGCCATCTCAGAAATAGAGTGA
- the LOC18106966 gene encoding uncharacterized protein LOC18106966, with the protein MALAFIYSLQNVWPFSILKVDDLKASNEIVRKLSIPENTKRFVFAVRDPKSQSVIYILCAQNLSERSAVDVECLVREVRPDAVVAQVGHSALVDIQTEESELGNIVDELVPTSSFGVIKRCFLEKINKEKYEDVAGNLVLREMFGTSFHGHILAARRVAKEVGSSFLVLETSSIDTVIGDINSSEADTGSKFHAFVSSLVPQNVGSIALQSSKRFSLDDNVQSRMVKLLSSYMDVSLWKLSPSSSVSESGLKEIQPGNTFQVPPFAQSVYPLLLDLHNIFIDLPFIGRALAFAQKMLDDVNRGEAVDTQIISEVHTFRVAVEGLRIALNSAGRLPIKEAGKPNKTKVEFSELQVQDKSYALIAQALQSQTRNFKTIVAVVDASGLAGIRKHWNTPVPPEVKDLVGKLVTNCESDGEVPNHDEKRRLLSNKPMVAVGAGATAIFGASSLSKVVHASTFMKVVTFKFPTALKLLLIQTQKIMAISMGKTLGPTKLLAPGLANSGANATSALKAAVSAEKIRTVVHSVIASAEKTSFSTMRTAFYEIMRKRQVQPIGVLPWTAFGCSVATCSALLMYGDGIECAVESLPAAPSIASLGRGIQSLHQASQVVVQTDGTRIQTSIESLMNRLRKVKMQ; encoded by the coding sequence ATGGCACTTGCATTTATCTATAGTCTACAAAACGTGTGGCctttttcaatattgaaagTTGATGATTTGAAAGCATCTAATGAAATAGTTAGGAAGCTTTCTATACCAGAAAACACgaaaagatttgtttttgcaGTTCGCGATCCGAAATCTCAATCTGTGATTTATATACTCTGTGCTCAGAATTTATCTGAGAGGTCGGCTGTAGACGTTGAGTGCCTTGTTAGGGAGGTTCGACCAGATGCTGTAGTGGCTCAGGTGGGTCATTCGGCGTTGGTTGATATTCAAACTGAAGAGAGTGAATTAGGAAATATTGTTGATGAGCTAGTTCCCACTTCGTCATTTGGAGTGATTAAAAGATGCTTTTTAGAAAAGATTAATAAGGAAAAGTATGAAGATGTGGCTGGCAACTTGGTTTTGAGAGAAATGTTTGGGACTAGTTTTCACGGGCATATCTTGGCTGCCAGGAGGGTGGCCAAGGAGGTCGGTTCATCTTTTTTGGTGCTGGAAACATCATCCATTGATACAGTTATCGGGGACATTAATTCGAGTGAAGCTGACACAGGGAGCAAATTTCATGCTTTTGTTAGTAGTTTAGTGCCACAGAATGTGGGTTCGATTGCTTTGCAAAGTTCAAAGAGGTTTAGTCTTGATGATAATGTTCAGTCACGGATGGTGAAGTTGTTATCTTCTTATATGGATGTGTCATTGTGGAAGTTGAGTCCATCAAGTTCTGTTTCAGAGTCAGGATTAAAAGAAATTCAGCCAGGAAACACTTTCCAGGTGCCACCATTCGCCCAATCTGTTTATCCATTACTCCTGGATctacataatatatttattgatcTCCCATTCATTGGGAGGGCTTTAGCCTTTGCACAGAAAATGCTAGATGATGTAAACAGGGGGGAAGCTGTGGATACCCAAATTATATCTGAAGTGCACACCTTCCGAGTTGCTGTTGAGGGGCTGAGAATTGCCCTTAACAGTGCCGGTCGATTGCCCATTAAAGAAGCGGGGAAGCCCAACAAGACTAAAGTTGAGTTTTCAGAGCTTCAGGTTCAGGACAAGTCATATGCACTCATTGCACAGGCCCTTCAAAGCCAGACTAGGAATTTCAAGACTATAGTAGCCGTGGTGGATGCTAGTGGCTTAGCAGGTATTAGGAAACATTGGAACACTCCTGTTCCTCCAGAAGTGAAGGATTTGGTTGGGAAGCTTGTCACTAATTGTGAAAGTGATGGAGAAGTTCCTAATCATGATGAAAAGAGACGGCTACTTTCTAACAAACCTATGGTGGCAGTTGGAGCTGGGGCAACAGCAATTTTTGGAGCTTCGTCTCTTTCCAAAGTTGTTCATGCATCGACATTCATGAAGGTTGTTACATTTAAATTTCCTACTGCCCTTAAGCTTTTGCTGATCCAAACTCAAAAGATAATGGCAATATCTATGGGCAAGACTCTTGGTCCAACAAAACTGCTGGCCCCTGGACTGGCCAATTCTGGAGCCAATGCAACATCTGCGTTGAAAGCAGCTGTTTCTGCTGAGAAAATCCGGACAGTGGTCCACAGTGTTATAGCCTCTGCTGAGAAAACCAGTTTTTCAACTATGAGAACAGCTTTCTATGAAATAATGAGAAAACGGCAGGTGCAACCTATTGGTGTCCTACCTTGGACAGCATTTGGTTGCAGTGTTGCAACTTGCTCAGCATTGCTCATGTATGGAGATGGGATTGAATGTGCTGTTGAATCTCTTCCTGCAGCCCCGTCAATTGCCAGTTTGGGTCGTGGGATTCAAAGTTTGCACCAGGCATCTCAAGTAGTTGTGCAGACAGATGGCACCAGAATACAAACATCTATAGAGTCTTTGATGAACAGGTTGAGGAAAGTAAAGATGCAATAA
- the LOC18106967 gene encoding CMP-sialic acid transporter 3: MKNGTLECSVCHSKLVSPNSRTYSKAYDRHKIRVSSKQRALNVLLVVGDCVLVGLQPILVYMSKVDGKFNFSPLSVNFLIEAAKVLFAIVMLLLQARHQKVGEKPLLSISTFVQAARNNVLLAVPALLYAINNYLKFIMQLYFNPATVKMLSNLKVLVIAVLLKFIMRRRFSIIQWEALALLLIGISVNQLRSLPEGASAMGLPVATGAYIYTLIFVTVPSMASVFNEYAMKSQYDTSIYLQNVFLYGYGAIFNFLAILGTVVVKGPSSFNILEGHSKATMLLIFNNAAQGILSSFFFKYADTILKKYSSTVATIFTGIASAALFGHTLTINFMLGISIVFISMHQFFSPLAKVKDEQQNGITELRDVPEKLKSKDSFLDLAAAAHVETTRHAGEDERRPLLPT, translated from the exons ATGAAGAACGGCACGTTAGAATGCAGTGTGTGCCATTCGAAATTGGTTTCTCCAAATTCTAGAACATATTCGAAGGCTTATGACCGGCATAAGATCAGGGTTTCATCAAAGCAGCGTGCCCTTAATGTGCTTTTGGTTGTTGGCGATTGTGTCTTAGTTGGTTTACAG CCAATTTTGGTTTATATGTCCAAGGTGGATGGGAAGTTCAATTTTAGCCCGCTTAGCGTTAACTTCTTGATAGAGGCTGCGAAGGTTCTGTTTGCAATTGTCATGCTTTTGCTCCAG GCGAGGCATCAGAAAGTTGGAGAGAAGCCCCTTCTATCAATCTCCACATTTGTACAG GCAGCTCGTAACAATGTTCTTCTTGCAGTTCCAGCTCTTCTTTATGCTATCAATAACTATCTGAAATTCATCATGCAG TTATATTTCAATCCTGCAACTGTGAAGATGCTGAGCAATTTGAAG GTTTTGGTAATTGCTGTTTTACTGAAATTCATAATGAGACGTCGGTTTTCCATAATTCAG TGGGAAGCTCTTGCTTTGTTGCTCATCGGAATAAGTGTAAATCAGTTGCGCTCTTTACCTGAAGGTGCTAGCGCTATGGGCCTTCCAGTTGCAACGGGTGCATACATCTACACATTGATCTTT GTGACCGTTCCATCTATGGCCTCTGTATTTAATGAATATGCTATGAAGAGCCAATATGACACTAGCATATACCTACAG aatgtatttttatatggaTATGGTGCTATATTCAACTTTTTAGCAATACTGGGAACTGTCGTGGTCAAAG GACCCAGTAGCTTTAACATCCTGGAAGGACATTCAAAAGCTACCATGCTTCTAATATTTAACAATGCAGCCCAAGgaattttgtcttcttttttcttcaaatatgcAG ATACAATCCTGAAGAAGTACTCTTCAACAGTCGCAACAATCTTCACTGGCATTGCATCTGCTGCCTTGTTTGGTCATACTTTGACCATAAACTTTATGTTAGGAATTTCTATTGTGTTCATCTCAATGCACCAG TTCTTTTCACCACTTGCAAAAGTCAAGGACGAACAGCAGAATGGAATAACAGAACTGAGGGATGTTCCTGAGAAACTCAA GTCAAAAGATTCGTTCCTAGATTTGGCAGCAGCAGCTCATGTAGAG ACAACTCGTCATGCAGGAGAGGATGAAAGACGGCCTCTACTCCCTACCTAA
- the LOC18106969 gene encoding vesicle transport protein GOT1 yields MVSFELNDRKKIGLGLTGFGIFFSFLGIVFFFDKGFLAMGNILFISGVSLTIGPKSTMQFFMKRQNFKGTISFGAGFFFVVIGWPVIGMILEAYGFIVLFSGFWPTLAVFIQKIPILGWVFQQPFVRSFFDRYRGKRVPV; encoded by the exons ATGGTTTCCTTTGAATTGAATGACCGTAAAA AGATTGGGTTAGGCTTGACTGGATTTGGcatatttttctcattcttgggaattgtcttcttctttgacAAGGGATTTCTTGCCATGGGAAAT ATCCTTTTCATCTCTGGAGTCAGTCTCACTATTGGACCAAAGTCTACCATGCAATTCTTCATGAAACGCCAGAATTTTAAG GGAACTATTTCATTTGGTGCTGGCTTCTTCTTTGTGGTCATAGGATGGCCAGTTATTGGCATGATTTTGGAAGCATATGGTTTCATTGTTCTCTTCAG TGGTTTCTGGCCAACACTGGCAGTTTTCATTCAGAAGATACCAATTCTTGGATGGGTGTTCCAACAGCCTTTTGTGAGATCG TTTTTTGATCGATATCGGGGCAAAAGAGTGCCCGTGTAA